From Deltaproteobacteria bacterium, a single genomic window includes:
- a CDS encoding GGDEF domain-containing protein — MHGTILVARPLWPVLGRVGDLLSRRGYSVETAGSWSALLAEPGRRAELAAVLLGEYGSVAEEEEILRRFRDGGGPGIPVLLIGGQSAVRRTRRFRQAGADMVFAADLSEEEILDRAQPLLAYGEMYRNAVLAGREFSDFAMRDGLTGLPDRRRFSLDLARSAETARRIGRPLSCIVTDIDDLRRVNEAYGPGVGDSVLRQFGEVLNRAKRSYDTVARLGGDEFVWLLLGAGGDEAVRAAGRAHRLVSDSVFNETHEPVRVTATFGVASLSPGGEWNAQALVENADRALYWGKESGKNMVRFYPPGKEVPDA, encoded by the coding sequence GTGCATGGAACCATACTCGTCGCCCGTCCCTTATGGCCCGTCCTCGGGCGCGTCGGGGACCTGTTGTCCCGCCGCGGGTACTCGGTGGAGACGGCCGGTTCCTGGAGCGCGCTCCTCGCGGAACCGGGAAGGCGGGCGGAGCTCGCCGCGGTCTTGCTGGGGGAGTACGGAAGCGTCGCCGAGGAAGAGGAGATCCTGCGGCGGTTCCGGGACGGGGGCGGCCCCGGAATTCCCGTGCTCCTGATCGGAGGGCAGAGCGCTGTCCGGCGGACCCGCCGGTTCCGGCAGGCGGGGGCGGACATGGTCTTCGCCGCCGACCTTTCGGAAGAGGAGATCCTCGACCGCGCGCAGCCGCTCCTCGCGTACGGGGAGATGTACCGGAACGCCGTCCTCGCCGGCCGGGAGTTTTCGGACTTCGCCATGCGGGATGGACTGACCGGATTGCCCGACCGGCGCCGTTTTTCCCTCGATCTCGCGCGTTCCGCGGAGACCGCCCGCCGCATCGGGCGGCCCTTGTCGTGCATCGTAACGGATATCGACGATCTCCGGCGCGTCAACGAGGCGTATGGGCCGGGGGTGGGGGACAGCGTGCTCCGGCAGTTCGGGGAGGTGTTGAACAGAGCGAAAAGGAGTTACGACACCGTCGCACGCCTGGGCGGGGACGAGTTCGTGTGGCTCCTGCTGGGAGCGGGCGGCGACGAAGCGGTCCGGGCGGCGGGCAGGGCGCACCGGCTGGTTTCCGATAGCGTCTTCAACGAGACCCACGAACCGGTCCGCGTGACCGCCACCTTCGGCGTGGCGTCTCTCTCCCCCGGGGGGGAGTGGAACGCGCAGGCCCTCGTGGAAAACGCCGACCGCGCCCTGTACTGGGGGAAGGAAAGCGGAAAGAACATGGTACGGTTCTACCCGCCCGGGAAGGAGGTTCCCGATGCGTAG
- the def gene encoding peptide deformylase, giving the protein MRREILVYPDPFLARKAVSVAAVDYRIRALIRDMFETMYAAEGVGLAATQVGVGKRVIVLDVSPVDETIAPVAVVNPEIVSRDGSVTGVEGCLSVPGVQGEVCRAETVEVRGMDEQGKPLRIRATGILSRALQHEIDHLDGVLFIDRLFSSASASAK; this is encoded by the coding sequence ATGCGTAGGGAGATCCTGGTCTACCCCGATCCGTTCCTCGCGCGGAAGGCGGTCTCCGTGGCTGCGGTGGACTACCGGATCCGCGCCCTCATCCGCGACATGTTCGAGACGATGTACGCCGCGGAAGGGGTGGGGCTCGCCGCGACCCAGGTGGGGGTGGGGAAGCGGGTCATCGTCCTCGACGTCTCCCCCGTGGACGAGACGATCGCCCCCGTCGCCGTGGTCAACCCCGAGATCGTCTCGCGGGACGGATCGGTCACGGGCGTCGAGGGGTGCCTGAGCGTCCCCGGGGTCCAGGGCGAGGTGTGCCGCGCCGAAACCGTCGAAGTGCGCGGCATGGACGAGCAGGGGAAGCCGCTTCGGATCCGGGCGACCGGGATCCTCTCCCGCGCGCTGCAGCACGAGATCGACCATCTCGACGGGGTCCTTTTCATCGATCGTCTTTTCTCCTCCGCGTCGGCCTCCGCGAAGTGA
- the fmt gene encoding methionyl-tRNA formyltransferase yields the protein MIRPSPGPGAARLRTVFMGTPWFAVPSLAALAESVDVTLVLCNPDRPAGRGRSMASPPVKEEAVRRGIPVFQPEKARHPDAVARIAAEAPDLIVVVAYGHILPKSILVIPRLGCINVHASLLPKYRGAAPINWAVARGETATGITIMRMDEGMDTGPMLYVREMPIGEDDTAETMFSKLSILGAEALGEALRKLREGTLDETPQDAALATHAPMLTKEHGRIDWSRPAVEVRNLVRGMTPWPSAFALHAGKMLKVLSSAVAVESCAGGESGGIVALGRDGIAVACGEGVLRLQVVQPEGGKAMDAWAYAQGRRMATGERLS from the coding sequence GTGATCCGCCCGTCGCCCGGTCCCGGCGCCGCCCGGTTGCGCACGGTGTTCATGGGAACGCCGTGGTTCGCCGTCCCTTCCCTCGCCGCCCTCGCGGAATCCGTGGACGTGACCCTCGTCCTGTGCAACCCGGACCGGCCCGCGGGGCGCGGACGATCGATGGCGTCGCCCCCGGTCAAGGAGGAGGCGGTGCGGCGCGGGATCCCCGTCTTCCAGCCGGAAAAGGCGCGCCATCCCGACGCCGTCGCCCGGATCGCCGCCGAGGCGCCCGACCTGATCGTCGTCGTCGCGTACGGCCATATCCTCCCGAAATCGATCCTCGTCATCCCGCGCCTCGGGTGCATCAACGTCCACGCCTCCCTCCTCCCGAAATACCGCGGCGCCGCGCCGATCAACTGGGCGGTGGCGCGGGGCGAAACGGCGACGGGGATCACCATCATGCGGATGGACGAGGGGATGGATACGGGCCCCATGCTGTACGTCCGGGAGATGCCGATCGGCGAGGACGACACCGCGGAGACGATGTTTTCGAAACTGTCGATTCTCGGGGCCGAGGCGCTGGGCGAGGCGCTGCGCAAGCTGCGGGAGGGGACGCTCGACGAGACGCCGCAGGACGCCGCCCTCGCGACGCACGCCCCGATGCTTACGAAGGAGCACGGCCGGATCGACTGGAGCCGCCCGGCGGTGGAGGTGCGCAACCTGGTCCGCGGGATGACGCCGTGGCCCTCCGCGTTCGCGCTTCACGCGGGGAAGATGCTCAAGGTCCTCTCGTCGGCCGTCGCCGTGGAATCGTGCGCGGGGGGGGAGTCCGGCGGAATCGTGGCGCTCGGGCGCGACGGGATCGCGGTCGCCTGCGGGGAAGGGGTCCTCCGCCTTCAGGTCGTGCAGCCCGAGGGGGGGAAGGCGATGGACGCGTGGGCGTACGCCCAGGGGCGGCGCATGGCGACGGGGGAGCGGCTATCGTAA